The DNA sequence GAGCCCCTCGGTGACCATCTCCCGGTCCAGCTGCCAGCGCGCGAGGACGCGGCCGTCGTGGCTGAAGACGATGGTGACGGCGAACGGGTCGGACGGGTCGTAGCTCAGGTGGGCGAGTACGGGAAAGCGGTCCGCGTCGCCCGCCTGGAGCTCCACCACCAGGGTCTTGTGCACGAACGAGTTCACGAGAGGCCTCCGGGAAGTACGGCGTAGAGCCCTCTAGTACCCCGCATCCACGCAAGATGCTCGGCTCTCTGGGTGAATCACTCGCGCCCCGGGCCCGCCCCCGGCGTCAGCCGAACGCCTCCCGCAGCGCCGGCAGCAGCGTCTTCTCCGACCAGTCCAGGTAACGCGGCTGGGACTCGCCGCCGATCTGGACCAGGGCGATCTCGGTGAAGCCGGCCTCGGCGTAAGGGCGTACGGCCTCGACGAAGTCCGCCGGGTCGCTGCCGCACGGGATGGACGCGGCGACGTCGTCGGGCCGCACGAACCGGGTCGCCGCCTCGAAGGAGGCCGGATGCGGCAGCTCGGAATTGACCTTCCAGCCGTTGCCGAACCAGCGGAACTGGGCGTGGGCGCGTTCGACGGCCGCGTCCCGGTCGGGGTCGTAGCAGACCGGCAGCTGCCCCACCCGGGGCTTGCCCCGCCCGCCGTGCCGGTCGAAGGAGTCGAGCAGCTCCGCCTCCGGCTCCGTGGCGATCACCAGGTCGGCGAGCCGGCCCGCGAGGGCGCAGGAACGCTCCCCGGACACCGCGATGCCGATCGGCGGCGGCTGGTCCGGCAGGTCCCACAGCCGGGCCGACTCGACGTCGAAGTGGGTGCCCCGGTGGTTCACATGGCCGCCCTCGAACAGGGCCCGGATGATGCCCACCGCCTCCTCGAGCATCTCGTGCCGCACGTCCACGGACGGCCAGCCGCCGCCCACCACGTGCTCGTTGAGGTTCTCCCCGGAACCGAGCCCCAGCCGGAACCGGCCCTCGGACAGCAACTGAAGGGTCGCCGCCTTCTGCGCCACCACCGCCGGGTGGTAGCGGAACGTCGGACACGTCACATACGTCATCAGCGGAATCCGCGAGGTGGCCTGCGCGGCGGCGCCGAGCACGCTCCAGGCGTACGGCGAGTGCCCCTGCGACCCCAGCCACGGGAAGTAGTGGTCGGAGGTCACCGAGAAGTCGAAGCCCGCCTCCTCCGCCCGCACCACATGGTCGACCAGCTCACGGGGCCCGGCCTGCTCGGTCATCATCGTGTATCCGATACGCGCCATGAAGCCCGGGTCCCCGCACGGGGACGGGGAAAACGACGGATCACCCGCCCGGCCCACGGGGCAGGATGCCCCCATGACCACCCGCCCGCTCCCCACCGCCGCCCCCGCCGACCAGGGTGTGGACGCCGCCGGTGTCCACGCCTTCCTCGACGCCCTCGAAGCCGACCCGGACATCGAGCCGCACAGCCTGATGATCCTGCGCCACGGCCGGGTCGTGGCCTCCGGCTGGTGGGCGCCGTACACCGCCGCGCGCCCGCACCTGCTGTACTCGCTCAGCAAGAGCTTCACCGCCACCGCCGCGGCGCTCGCCGAGGCGGAGGGGCTGATCGACTTCGACGCCCCGGTGCTCTCGTACTTCCCGGAGTTCGAGGCCGGCATCACCGACCCGCGCAGCCGGGCGATGCTGGTCCGGCACGTGGCGTCCATGGCCAGCGGGCACGAGAGCGAGACCGTCGACGCCGCGTTCGGCACCGACCCCGCCGAACCCGTGCGCGGTTTCCTCCTCCAGCCGCCGCAGCGCGACCCGGGCACCGTCTTCGCCTACAACCAGCCCTGCACGTACACGCTCGGCGCGATCGTGCAGCGGGTCACCGGGCAGTCGCTCACCGCCTACCTGCGGCCCCGGATCCTCGACCCGCTGGGCATCGGCGAGGCGCTGTGGCTGCGGGACCGCGCCGGACGGGAGATCGGCTTCAGCGGACTGCACGCCGCCACCGACGCCGTCGCGCGGTTCGGCCTGCTGTACCTGAACGACGGGGTGTGGCGGGGCGAGCGGCTGCTGCCCGCGGGGTGGGCGGCCCGCGCCGCCCGCCCGCGCGTGGCGACCGCCGGCGCCATGGGGGCGGACGACCGGCCGGACTGGGACCTCGGCTACGGCTACCAGTTCTGGGCGTCCCGCCACGGATTCCGGGGCGACGGCGCGTACGGGCAGTACTGCCTGGTGCTGCCCGAGCACGACGCGGTGATCGCCGCGACGACGGCGACCGAGCGGATGCAGGAGTACCTGGATTTGGTGTGGCGGCACCTCCTGCCCGCCTTCCGGCCCGGTCCGCTGTCCGGCCGGAAGGCCGAGGACAGCGCCCTGGGCGAGCGCCTGGAACGGCTCTCCCTGTCACCGGCCGCGGGCAGCCCCGCACCGCCGGAGCGGGCCGGCGACTGGTCCGGCGCCGCGTTCGCCCCGTCCGGCGGGATCCGCGCGGACCAGCCGGAACTGACGGGGGCCCGGGTCACGGCGGACACCGACGGCGGCTGGACGCTGAGCCTGACCGACGGCGGCCACCGGCTCGACGTGCGGCCGGGCGGGCCGGCCTGGACCGTCTCCGAACAGCCCTTCCCCACGGCCGTGAGCGGCGGCTGGACCGATGCCGACACCCTCGCCGTCGACGTCCTGTTCCTGGAGACGCCCCACCGCCTGCGCGTCACCTGCTCCCTCGGCGCCCGTACCGTCACCGCCCGCTGGCTCACCCGGCCGCTGCACGGTCCGCGCCTGCGCGCGCTGCGCGCCCCGCGCGACTCAGTCCGTACCGGGCCGGAACGTCCGCAGGAAGGTGCGCAGCGCCTCCCGGCCGGCGGGTTCCTCCCAGCCGTCGGCCGGGGTGGTCCAGCGCAGTGAGAAGCCGCGCCCGCCGCCCAGCAGGAACCCGCGGCCGAAGGTGCGCACGCGGGTGCCGTCGGCCGTGGCGTACCACTCCATGTCGGCGGCCTCGTGCCCCAGGTACGTGGTCGCCCGGATCCCGCCGATCCGCTCGTAGCCGCCGGACCGTTCCAGAGCGGGCTCCACGTCGTCCCGCCACACGGCCACGGCGTCCGCTCCCACCCGCTCGCTGTAGGTGACGGCGAGGGTGCGCGGATCCCCGTCGGCGCCGAAGGTGACGCGGTACGCCAGGCCGGCCACGCGCGAGGTGTCCCGCCGCTCCCAGCCCGCGGGCAGCGCGACGGAGAAGCCCTCCGGTGCGCGCACCGTGCGGTAGCCGGGCGGGAGGCCGCCCCCGCCCGACGGGGGCGGAGCGGACGGCGGGGCCGTGCCCCGGTCGCCCGGCTCGTCCCGCCCGTCGCCCGCCGGGCCGGAACCGGCCGGTGCGGAGGCCGACGCCGGCGGCGCGTCGGCGGCGGCACCGGCCCCGGTACCGGGCAGCCCCCGTGACGCGCCGAGCACGGCGACCGCGACGGTCACGACGGCCAGCGCGGTGCCGAGCGCCACGGCCCGCCGGCCGGGCCCCGTTCCCGCGCTCCGCACGCCCGCGAGGTGGCCGCCGCGCAGCCGGGGGCCCGGCATCCCCGCCGGGGCGGCACCGGGATCCCCGCTCAGCACCCGGACGAGGACCCCGCGGACCACCTGGCGGGTGAGCCGCTCCCGCGGGTCCTTGCGCAACAGCCCCTGGACGACCCGGGTCAGCGGACCGGAGCGCACGGGGGCGCGCGGCGGCAGCCGGTCCACGCCCTTCAGTGTGGCCCGGGGCCGGCCGCGCTCCCGGAACGGCGGACGACCCTCGAGCATCGTGTAGAGGATCGCGCCGAGCGCCCACAGGTCCGCCGCCGGTCCGGCCCGCTCGCCGCGCGCCTGCTCCGGAGCGGCGTACGACGGCGCCGTGAGCCGGGGTGCCTCCGTGGCGCCGGCCAGGCCGTACCCCGTGACGACGACGGGGCCGTCCGGGCGCACGAACACCTGGCCGGGGCTGAGTTCGCCGTGCGGGAGACCGCCGGCGTGCCCGGCGTCCAGGACGTCGAGCAGCTCCAGCGCGATGCGCGCGGCCCGCACGCAGTCGAAGGTGCCCTGCTCCGCGAGGAGTTCGTCGAGCGGTGTGCCGTCGATCCAGGCGGTGACCGTCCACAGGAAGCCGTCCTCGACGACACTGTCGACGACGGTGGCGGTCCGGCCGGGGCACAGCCGGGACATGTCCTCGGCCGCCCGCAGGACGCGGGAGGGCGCGCGGCGGACGGCGTCACCGGCGTCCGGCGGCAGCCAGGTGCGGGTGGCCAGGCAGGGGCGGCCCGTCCACCCGTC is a window from the Streptomyces capillispiralis genome containing:
- a CDS encoding serine/threonine-protein kinase, which produces MGRTRVSTDRSVAGRYRLVEIVQRETHRIRWYADDGWTGRPCLATRTWLPPDAGDAVRRAPSRVLRAAEDMSRLCPGRTATVVDSVVEDGFLWTVTAWIDGTPLDELLAEQGTFDCVRAARIALELLDVLDAGHAGGLPHGELSPGQVFVRPDGPVVVTGYGLAGATEAPRLTAPSYAAPEQARGERAGPAADLWALGAILYTMLEGRPPFRERGRPRATLKGVDRLPPRAPVRSGPLTRVVQGLLRKDPRERLTRQVVRGVLVRVLSGDPGAAPAGMPGPRLRGGHLAGVRSAGTGPGRRAVALGTALAVVTVAVAVLGASRGLPGTGAGAAADAPPASASAPAGSGPAGDGRDEPGDRGTAPPSAPPPSGGGGLPPGYRTVRAPEGFSVALPAGWERRDTSRVAGLAYRVTFGADGDPRTLAVTYSERVGADAVAVWRDDVEPALERSGGYERIGGIRATTYLGHEAADMEWYATADGTRVRTFGRGFLLGGGRGFSLRWTTPADGWEEPAGREALRTFLRTFRPGTD
- a CDS encoding serine hydrolase domain-containing protein, with protein sequence MTTRPLPTAAPADQGVDAAGVHAFLDALEADPDIEPHSLMILRHGRVVASGWWAPYTAARPHLLYSLSKSFTATAAALAEAEGLIDFDAPVLSYFPEFEAGITDPRSRAMLVRHVASMASGHESETVDAAFGTDPAEPVRGFLLQPPQRDPGTVFAYNQPCTYTLGAIVQRVTGQSLTAYLRPRILDPLGIGEALWLRDRAGREIGFSGLHAATDAVARFGLLYLNDGVWRGERLLPAGWAARAARPRVATAGAMGADDRPDWDLGYGYQFWASRHGFRGDGAYGQYCLVLPEHDAVIAATTATERMQEYLDLVWRHLLPAFRPGPLSGRKAEDSALGERLERLSLSPAAGSPAPPERAGDWSGAAFAPSGGIRADQPELTGARVTADTDGGWTLSLTDGGHRLDVRPGGPAWTVSEQPFPTAVSGGWTDADTLAVDVLFLETPHRLRVTCSLGARTVTARWLTRPLHGPRLRALRAPRDSVRTGPERPQEGAQRLPAGGFLPAVGRGGPAQ
- a CDS encoding LLM class F420-dependent oxidoreductase, encoding MARIGYTMMTEQAGPRELVDHVVRAEEAGFDFSVTSDHYFPWLGSQGHSPYAWSVLGAAAQATSRIPLMTYVTCPTFRYHPAVVAQKAATLQLLSEGRFRLGLGSGENLNEHVVGGGWPSVDVRHEMLEEAVGIIRALFEGGHVNHRGTHFDVESARLWDLPDQPPPIGIAVSGERSCALAGRLADLVIATEPEAELLDSFDRHGGRGKPRVGQLPVCYDPDRDAAVERAHAQFRWFGNGWKVNSELPHPASFEAATRFVRPDDVAASIPCGSDPADFVEAVRPYAEAGFTEIALVQIGGESQPRYLDWSEKTLLPALREAFG